The following coding sequences lie in one Spirosoma sp. KUDC1026 genomic window:
- a CDS encoding amidohydrolase — MHLTFLQSNLYWHDPVANRAMFEEQIFSLPEPTDLIVLPEMFTTGFTMEAAAVAEPMNLTTFRWLKQMAAQTGAVVTGSYVVQEKGNYVNRLIWMQPDGQFDVYDKRHLFRMAHEDETYVGGTSRIVKEWKGWRICPLICYDLRFPVWSRNKQADSTDFAYDLLLYVANWPSARRYAWNTLLQARAIENLSYVVGVNRVGDDPKGNHYTGDSAVIDFKGEVLFRETDTEVVHQQRISLDDLNAFRRSFPANLDADTYTLTV; from the coding sequence ATGCACCTTACCTTCCTCCAATCAAATCTTTACTGGCATGATCCGGTGGCGAACCGGGCGATGTTCGAAGAACAGATTTTTTCGCTGCCCGAACCAACCGATCTGATTGTGCTGCCAGAAATGTTTACGACGGGCTTTACGATGGAGGCTGCCGCCGTGGCCGAGCCCATGAATCTGACGACGTTCCGGTGGCTGAAACAGATGGCCGCGCAGACGGGTGCCGTTGTAACGGGCAGCTACGTTGTGCAGGAGAAAGGGAATTATGTTAACCGCCTGATCTGGATGCAGCCCGACGGTCAGTTTGATGTGTACGACAAACGACACCTGTTTCGCATGGCCCACGAGGACGAAACCTACGTCGGTGGGACATCAAGGATTGTTAAGGAATGGAAAGGCTGGCGCATCTGTCCGCTGATCTGCTACGACCTCCGGTTTCCTGTCTGGAGCCGCAACAAACAGGCCGATTCAACTGATTTCGCCTACGATCTCCTGCTCTACGTAGCCAATTGGCCATCTGCCCGGCGTTATGCCTGGAATACGCTGCTACAGGCCCGAGCTATTGAAAACCTGAGCTACGTGGTGGGCGTCAACCGGGTGGGTGACGACCCGAAAGGGAATCACTATACGGGCGATTCGGCGGTCATTGATTTTAAAGGCGAGGTGCTGTTTCGGGAAACCGACACCGAAGTCGTGCACCAGCAGCGGATTTCGCTGGACGACCTGAATGCGTTCCGACGCTCGTTCCCGGCCAATCTGGATGCCGATACCTACACGCTGACCGTTTAG
- the ruvX gene encoding Holliday junction resolvase RuvX produces the protein MARLLAIDYGAKRTGIAVTDPLQLIASALETVPSHELLKYLKTYIEREPVEAFIVGLPKRLDGTDTDNTPRVRKFVTHLQNALPDIPVYWHDERFTSVMALQAMIAGGSSKKDRREKGNIDKVSAAIILQSYMESKK, from the coding sequence ATGGCAAGACTCCTGGCAATTGATTACGGCGCAAAACGAACGGGTATTGCCGTTACGGACCCGCTGCAACTTATCGCATCGGCGCTGGAAACGGTACCGTCGCATGAGTTGCTGAAATACCTGAAAACGTATATAGAACGTGAGCCAGTCGAAGCATTTATCGTTGGCCTGCCGAAGCGGCTCGATGGAACAGATACCGATAACACGCCAAGGGTCAGGAAGTTCGTGACGCATTTGCAGAACGCTTTGCCCGACATTCCCGTTTATTGGCATGACGAGCGGTTCACTTCGGTCATGGCACTGCAGGCAATGATTGCGGGAGGAAGCAGTAAAAAAGACCGACGCGAGAAGGGCAACATTGATAAAGTTAGTGCGGCCATTATTCTGCAGTCGTACATGGAAAGTAAAAAGTAA
- a CDS encoding HAD family hydrolase, translating to MLRPESLKLIAFDADDTLWVNEPNYVNVQQTLSELLAHYVDPKQMIDRFYVTQIKNLDLFGYGAKGFMLSMIETAIELTNGAVTGAEIQQIIDVSKSLLNYPIDVLDGVHEVLDTLSRRYDLMIITKGDLFDQESKIARSGVGNYFKHMEIVSEKDPAAYRRILQRYGIQPSEFLMIGNSVKSDILPVLEIGAWAVHVPFEITWGHELVPGERLAGRTFPRMTTIREVLTWLDLPESAC from the coding sequence ATGCTCCGACCCGAGTCACTCAAATTGATTGCTTTCGATGCCGACGACACCCTATGGGTGAACGAGCCAAACTACGTCAATGTTCAGCAAACCCTGAGCGAACTCCTGGCGCACTACGTCGACCCCAAGCAGATGATCGATCGGTTTTACGTGACGCAGATCAAAAATCTGGATCTGTTTGGCTACGGAGCCAAGGGGTTTATGCTCTCCATGATCGAAACGGCCATTGAGTTAACCAATGGAGCCGTGACGGGAGCGGAAATTCAGCAGATCATTGACGTCAGTAAAAGCCTGCTGAACTACCCCATCGACGTACTGGACGGGGTGCATGAAGTGCTGGATACGCTGTCGCGCCGGTACGACCTGATGATCATTACTAAGGGAGATCTGTTTGACCAGGAAAGCAAGATTGCCCGGTCGGGGGTAGGAAACTACTTCAAGCACATGGAAATCGTCAGCGAGAAAGACCCAGCGGCTTATAGGCGGATTCTGCAGCGCTACGGTATTCAGCCTAGTGAGTTCCTGATGATTGGTAATTCGGTGAAATCGGACATACTGCCGGTTCTGGAAATAGGTGCCTGGGCGGTTCATGTACCTTTCGAAATTACCTGGGGCCACGAGCTGGTGCCGGGAGAACGATTGGCGGGTAGAACATTTCCCCGAATGACCACTATCCGGGAGGTATTGACCTGGCTTGACCTGCCTGAGTCGGCCTGCTAA
- a CDS encoding XdhC family protein, with translation MKEISRILDVYDQVDFSQRRAALATVVWVEGSSYRRPGARMLITDDGRWEGAISGGCLEGDALRKARQVMLDGKAIVVTYDTMDDSANSFGVGLGCNGIIDVLIEPIDPTVAQNPITMLREFVQKRDVRALATVIKSEPSSELMPGQRFVLTETDASLVPDWLADDMETVFNTGKPHTQTYVVAAGTADIFIERIDPGIELIIMGAGYDVIPVAKLGRELGWQVTVTDDCVAHLAPVRFPVATCVVFADRTAVLDQLTITERTAAVLMSHNFNYDKAVLQSLLTTDIPYIGMLGPRKRFDKMQAEFEKEGLFFSETELDRIHAPIGLDLGAETPDEIALSIIAEVKSFFSRRSGGSLKHKSGPIHERLSSRTTQHLSTKVVTSDL, from the coding sequence ATGAAGGAAATTAGCCGCATACTTGACGTTTACGACCAGGTCGATTTTTCGCAGCGCCGGGCGGCCCTGGCCACCGTCGTCTGGGTTGAGGGATCGTCGTACCGGCGCCCCGGTGCCCGGATGCTCATCACCGACGATGGTCGCTGGGAAGGTGCAATCAGCGGTGGCTGCCTGGAAGGCGACGCGCTGCGTAAAGCTCGTCAGGTTATGCTCGACGGTAAAGCTATCGTTGTTACGTACGATACCATGGACGACAGTGCCAATAGTTTTGGCGTTGGCCTGGGCTGTAACGGCATTATCGACGTATTGATTGAGCCCATCGACCCGACCGTAGCGCAAAATCCGATCACCATGCTTCGGGAATTTGTGCAGAAGCGGGACGTACGGGCCCTGGCAACCGTGATCAAAAGTGAGCCCAGCAGTGAGCTCATGCCCGGTCAGCGTTTTGTCCTGACCGAAACGGATGCCAGTCTGGTGCCCGACTGGCTGGCCGACGATATGGAAACCGTATTTAATACCGGCAAGCCGCATACACAAACGTATGTCGTCGCGGCTGGCACTGCCGATATTTTCATTGAGCGTATTGACCCGGGTATCGAGCTGATCATTATGGGCGCGGGTTACGATGTTATTCCCGTAGCTAAACTCGGACGCGAACTGGGCTGGCAGGTGACGGTTACCGACGACTGTGTGGCGCATCTGGCTCCCGTCCGTTTTCCGGTAGCTACCTGCGTCGTCTTTGCGGACCGGACCGCCGTGCTCGATCAGTTGACAATTACCGAACGGACAGCGGCTGTACTGATGTCGCATAATTTCAATTACGACAAGGCGGTGCTGCAATCGTTGCTGACGACTGATATCCCGTACATCGGCATGTTGGGCCCGCGCAAACGCTTCGATAAGATGCAGGCGGAGTTCGAGAAGGAAGGACTATTTTTCAGCGAGACCGAACTGGACCGGATACACGCACCCATCGGCTTGGATCTGGGAGCCGAAACGCCCGACGAAATTGCCCTGTCAATCATTGCCGAAGTAAAAAGCTTTTTTTCCAGGCGGTCGGGCGGTTCACTGAAACACAAATCGGGTCCCATTCACGAACGGCTCAGCAGTCGCACCACACAGCACCTGTCGACCAAGGTGGTCACCTCCGATTTGTAA
- a CDS encoding ketosteroid isomerase-related protein, protein MTAFDTVSSYYDAFNCKDWTAMLDLLHTDVRHDSNQGSTRIGKDAFATFLQHMDDCYDETLTDMVIMTEPTGTRVACEFVVNGIYKKTDGDLPDATGQTYVLPAGAFLEVAGGKITRVTTYYNLPLWESLVLGQPA, encoded by the coding sequence ATGACCGCTTTTGACACCGTTTCAAGCTATTACGATGCTTTCAACTGCAAAGACTGGACGGCCATGCTGGACCTGCTGCATACCGACGTCCGGCACGACAGCAACCAGGGCAGTACCCGAATCGGCAAGGATGCTTTCGCTACGTTCCTGCAGCACATGGATGACTGCTACGACGAAACGCTGACGGATATGGTGATTATGACGGAGCCAACCGGCACCCGTGTAGCCTGTGAGTTTGTTGTGAACGGTATTTACAAAAAAACAGATGGCGATCTTCCTGACGCCACTGGTCAGACCTATGTATTACCGGCTGGTGCATTCCTGGAAGTAGCCGGTGGGAAGATTACCCGCGTGACAACCTACTACAACCTGCCACTCTGGGAATCACTGGTGCTGGGCCAGCCTGCTTAG
- the def gene encoding peptide deformylase: MILPIVAYGDPVLRKRAQEIEPNSIDVKTLSENMFETMYAASGIGLAAPQIGQSIRMFVVDGEPLNEGEAEEDIDESLVGFKKVFINPEIVEEAGDDWGFEEGCLSIPGIRGEVFRPEIVVVRYFDTDWNEHEEEFDGMAARIIQHEYDHLDGKLFTDYLPPLRRQLIKRKLSEITKGKTDAEYRMKFPK, translated from the coding sequence ATGATTCTCCCAATTGTTGCCTATGGCGATCCGGTTCTCCGGAAACGGGCACAGGAAATAGAGCCCAACAGCATCGACGTAAAAACGTTGAGCGAAAATATGTTCGAGACGATGTATGCGGCCTCGGGTATTGGTCTGGCGGCCCCCCAGATCGGACAAAGCATTCGGATGTTTGTCGTTGATGGCGAGCCATTGAACGAAGGCGAAGCAGAGGAAGACATTGACGAAAGTCTGGTTGGTTTCAAAAAAGTGTTCATCAATCCGGAGATCGTTGAGGAAGCAGGTGATGACTGGGGCTTTGAGGAAGGCTGCCTGAGTATTCCCGGCATCCGGGGTGAGGTGTTCCGCCCCGAAATCGTTGTGGTTCGCTATTTTGATACGGACTGGAACGAACACGAAGAAGAATTCGACGGCATGGCCGCGCGGATCATTCAGCACGAATATGATCATCTCGACGGCAAGCTCTTCACCGATTACCTGCCCCCGTTGCGTCGGCAGTTGATCAAGCGCAAGCTGTCGGAAATCACCAAAGGCAAAACCGACGCCGAATACCGGATGAAGTTTCCGAAATAA
- a CDS encoding GNAT family N-acetyltransferase, producing the protein MEKTPLTFVRLTGSEFRRVFDELAALRIAVFYDFPYLYEGSVAYEKEYLETYARAERSFLFAAYDGDRMIGATTALPLLDETAEVQAPFLAAGYDPDTVFYFGESILLPDYRGRGLGHRFFDEREAHARQFGQYTMTCFCAVQRPDDHPLRPSDYQPLDLFWMKRGYRRDFSLQSIFSWPDRNETESTGKTMIYWTRPLDS; encoded by the coding sequence GTGGAGAAAACACCGCTTACGTTCGTTCGGCTGACGGGTTCGGAGTTTCGCCGTGTTTTCGATGAACTGGCGGCCTTGCGCATTGCCGTCTTCTACGATTTTCCATACCTCTACGAAGGCTCTGTCGCCTACGAAAAAGAATACCTGGAAACCTACGCCCGCGCCGAGCGGTCGTTCCTGTTTGCCGCCTACGACGGCGATCGCATGATTGGCGCTACCACAGCGTTGCCCCTGCTGGACGAAACGGCCGAGGTGCAGGCCCCCTTTCTGGCCGCTGGTTATGATCCGGACACTGTATTTTATTTTGGCGAAAGTATCCTGCTGCCCGACTACCGGGGCCGGGGCCTGGGGCATCGCTTTTTCGACGAGCGGGAAGCCCATGCCCGTCAGTTTGGTCAGTATACGATGACCTGTTTCTGTGCGGTGCAGCGGCCCGACGACCATCCATTACGGCCGTCGGATTATCAACCACTGGATCTGTTCTGGATGAAACGCGGCTACCGGCGCGATTTCTCCCTGCAAAGTATTTTTTCGTGGCCCGACCGTAACGAGACTGAATCAACCGGTAAAACCATGATTTACTGGACCCGTCCGCTGGACTCGTGA
- a CDS encoding Gfo/Idh/MocA family protein, whose product METPITTDNTSSNKISEDRIIGIGVIGMGGFGLFAVQQFLQTPNTKLVAIAGSKREEAITTAKRFGAEQLGGLEELVNHPDVDLVYIATPPFMHYEQAMLALNAGKHVICEKPLAMNPEQGREMIELAASKGLLMVTNLMQRYNPMFARIKHLIDKKLLGEFLHGYFENYAGDEGLSPEHWFWDRTKSGGIFIEHGVHFFDMFAGWLGEGTVKAAQILKRPNSNDIEDQVQATVEYGDDETGRKLVNFYHGFTQTGRMDRQEMRLLFERGDITLHEWVPTRMVMRCMADEETTRALLELFPGAQLNVTANIGGKDRPLRGRHKEFDAYQQIELKFGFGDEKQHLYSELLRLMFRDQISGVKYPETHRLVTEQNGLTSLQTAMEADQLARK is encoded by the coding sequence ATGGAAACACCCATAACGACGGACAATACGTCGTCGAATAAGATATCGGAAGACCGTATCATTGGCATTGGTGTTATCGGCATGGGCGGCTTTGGCCTGTTTGCCGTTCAGCAATTTCTGCAGACGCCCAACACAAAGCTGGTTGCTATAGCCGGGTCGAAGCGGGAAGAGGCCATTACAACCGCCAAACGTTTCGGCGCCGAACAGCTTGGGGGTCTGGAAGAACTGGTTAACCACCCCGACGTTGATCTTGTCTATATCGCTACCCCTCCGTTCATGCACTATGAACAGGCGATGCTGGCTCTCAACGCCGGTAAGCATGTTATTTGCGAGAAGCCACTAGCCATGAACCCGGAGCAGGGCCGCGAAATGATTGAGCTGGCAGCCAGCAAGGGGCTGCTAATGGTAACGAACCTGATGCAACGCTACAATCCTATGTTTGCCCGGATCAAACACCTGATCGACAAAAAGCTGCTGGGTGAGTTTCTGCATGGCTACTTCGAAAACTACGCGGGCGACGAAGGGCTTTCGCCCGAACACTGGTTCTGGGATCGGACGAAGAGTGGCGGCATCTTCATTGAGCATGGTGTCCACTTCTTCGATATGTTCGCGGGCTGGCTGGGCGAAGGAACGGTGAAAGCTGCCCAGATTCTGAAACGTCCGAATAGCAACGACATTGAAGATCAGGTACAGGCAACGGTTGAATACGGCGACGACGAAACCGGGCGTAAGCTGGTCAATTTCTACCACGGCTTCACGCAGACCGGCCGGATGGATCGGCAGGAGATGCGGCTACTGTTCGAACGGGGCGACATTACGTTGCACGAGTGGGTGCCAACCCGAATGGTTATGCGCTGTATGGCCGATGAAGAAACAACCCGCGCCCTGCTGGAGCTTTTCCCCGGTGCGCAGCTGAACGTAACGGCGAACATTGGCGGCAAAGACCGGCCCCTGCGCGGTCGACACAAAGAGTTCGACGCCTACCAGCAGATTGAACTTAAATTTGGTTTCGGCGACGAAAAGCAGCATCTGTACAGCGAACTACTGCGGCTTATGTTCCGCGACCAGATCAGCGGAGTAAAGTATCCCGAAACGCATCGGCTGGTAACAGAGCAGAATGGACTTACTTCGCTGCAAACAGCTATGGAAGCTGATCAGTTGGCGAGGAAGTAA
- a CDS encoding RrF2 family transcriptional regulator: MISKKAKYALKALKVLTEEYGKGPVLISYISAKENIPKKFLEAILLELRNHGILQSQKGKGGGYLLRVDPGRVNLAQVLRVIDGPIAPTPCVSFNFYVKCDDCEDEIACALKPVMERVRDANLGVYENTTLLSFQNPSSLETKEIPIGSKATDLAETATAKMMA, encoded by the coding sequence ATGATCTCTAAGAAAGCAAAATATGCCCTTAAAGCCCTTAAGGTTTTGACCGAAGAATACGGCAAGGGTCCTGTGTTGATTTCGTACATTTCGGCAAAGGAAAACATACCTAAAAAATTCTTAGAGGCCATTCTGCTCGAGTTACGTAACCACGGTATTCTGCAAAGCCAGAAAGGCAAGGGTGGTGGCTACCTGTTGCGGGTCGATCCGGGCCGGGTCAATCTGGCGCAGGTACTGCGGGTTATTGATGGTCCCATTGCGCCAACGCCCTGCGTATCGTTCAACTTCTACGTGAAGTGCGACGATTGCGAAGACGAAATCGCCTGTGCATTGAAACCAGTTATGGAGCGTGTACGTGATGCCAATCTGGGGGTTTATGAAAATACGACCTTACTATCTTTCCAGAATCCGTCGTCGCTCGAAACGAAAGAGATTCCTATTGGCAGCAAAGCCACAGATTTAGCCGAAACAGCAACGGCAAAGATGATGGCCTAG
- the nagB gene encoding glucosamine-6-phosphate deaminase, which produces MITESLLLDNPEGQLPGASPAGGPLQSAITYEKIPTNIYADAKAASRAVAQEIAALIRQKQSEGKNCVLGLATGSSPKTVYAELIRMHREEGLSFRNVISFNLDEYYPMPPDSQQSYVRFMKEQLFDHVDIPAGNYHLPDGTVSLDQVAAFTKQYEAEIEAAGGLDFQLLGIGGNGHIGFNEPGSLINSHTRLMMLDNSTRAAASSDFGGLVNTPRKAITTGVATILSAKRVVLLAWGERKAPVIREAVEGLVTELNPASYLQTHANTLFVIDTAAASGLTRMKAPWLVDSVEWTNSMKKKAVTYLSQALDKPILKLTDRDYNDNGMSDLLAQYGQAYDINIDVFNQLQHTITGWPGGKPNADDTNRPERAEPAKKRCLIFSPHPDDDIISMGGTFQRLVDQGHDVHVGYQTSGNIAVADDEALRFADFVVDFNNKFGIESPEAHRIFQDAIVSLRAKKDTIVDTAEVRYVKGLIRMGEAKATCRFVGIPVENAHFMNLPFYETGKVAKNPIGEEDIQITMKLIEEIKPHQIYAAGDLADPHGTHKVCLDAIMEAVRRLKDRDFMKDCWVWLYRGAWAEWDIHEIEMAVPMSPDQVMRKRLGIFKHQSQKDGVVYQGTDSREFWQRAEERNRGTASLYNHLGLAEYEAIEAFVRWHF; this is translated from the coding sequence ATGATCACGGAGTCTCTGCTACTCGACAACCCGGAAGGGCAGTTACCGGGTGCATCACCCGCGGGTGGACCGCTTCAGTCGGCCATCACGTACGAAAAAATTCCCACGAATATCTACGCCGATGCGAAAGCTGCCAGCCGGGCGGTAGCACAGGAAATTGCCGCGCTGATTCGTCAGAAACAAAGCGAGGGTAAGAACTGTGTGCTGGGTCTGGCAACGGGTTCTTCGCCTAAAACGGTCTACGCCGAACTGATTCGGATGCACCGTGAGGAAGGTCTAAGCTTCCGGAACGTGATTTCGTTCAACCTGGACGAGTACTACCCTATGCCGCCGGATTCGCAGCAGAGCTACGTTCGGTTCATGAAAGAGCAATTATTTGACCACGTTGACATTCCGGCCGGGAACTACCACCTGCCCGATGGAACCGTCAGTCTGGATCAGGTAGCAGCTTTCACAAAACAGTACGAAGCGGAAATTGAAGCTGCTGGCGGTCTGGATTTTCAGCTGCTGGGTATCGGGGGGAACGGTCACATCGGGTTCAACGAACCGGGTTCGCTGATCAATTCGCACACCCGTCTGATGATGCTCGATAACTCGACGCGGGCGGCTGCCTCGTCGGATTTTGGCGGTCTGGTCAACACACCCCGTAAAGCCATTACGACGGGGGTTGCTACGATCCTGAGCGCCAAACGGGTGGTTCTGCTGGCCTGGGGTGAGCGGAAAGCACCGGTTATCCGGGAAGCGGTTGAAGGACTGGTGACGGAGTTAAATCCGGCCTCGTACCTGCAGACCCATGCCAACACGCTGTTCGTGATCGATACGGCTGCTGCTTCGGGCCTGACCCGGATGAAAGCACCCTGGTTGGTTGATTCGGTGGAATGGACCAACAGCATGAAGAAAAAGGCGGTTACGTACCTGTCGCAGGCACTTGACAAGCCAATTCTGAAACTGACCGACCGCGATTATAACGATAACGGGATGAGTGACCTGCTGGCGCAGTATGGTCAGGCATACGACATCAATATTGACGTATTCAATCAGCTGCAGCACACCATCACGGGCTGGCCCGGTGGTAAGCCGAATGCTGATGATACCAACCGGCCGGAACGGGCCGAACCCGCTAAAAAGCGCTGCCTGATCTTCAGCCCACACCCCGACGACGACATCATTTCGATGGGTGGTACGTTCCAGCGGCTGGTCGACCAAGGGCACGACGTGCACGTTGGATACCAAACTTCAGGTAACATTGCCGTTGCTGACGATGAAGCACTGCGTTTCGCTGACTTCGTTGTCGATTTTAACAACAAGTTTGGTATTGAAAGCCCCGAAGCCCACCGGATTTTCCAGGATGCTATCGTGTCGCTGCGCGCCAAAAAAGATACCATCGTTGATACGGCCGAAGTACGTTACGTAAAAGGCCTGATCCGGATGGGTGAAGCAAAAGCCACCTGCCGGTTCGTCGGTATCCCGGTTGAAAACGCGCACTTCATGAACCTGCCGTTCTACGAAACGGGCAAAGTAGCCAAGAACCCGATCGGCGAGGAAGATATTCAGATCACGATGAAGCTGATCGAAGAGATCAAGCCGCATCAGATCTACGCGGCTGGTGATCTGGCCGATCCGCATGGTACCCATAAGGTTTGTCTGGACGCGATTATGGAAGCCGTTCGTCGTCTGAAAGATCGTGATTTCATGAAAGACTGCTGGGTATGGCTCTACCGGGGTGCTTGGGCGGAGTGGGATATTCACGAAATCGAAATGGCCGTACCAATGTCGCCCGACCAGGTGATGCGGAAACGGTTGGGTATCTTCAAGCACCAGTCGCAGAAGGATGGTGTCGTGTATCAGGGAACCGACTCACGGGAGTTCTGGCAGCGTGCCGAAGAACGCAACCGGGGTACGGCCAGCCTGTACAATCACCTGGGCCTGGCCGAATACGAAGCCATCGAAGCCTTCGTCCGCTGGCATTTCTAG
- a CDS encoding NTP transferase domain-containing protein, producing MPIATIILAAGGSTRLGQPKQLLAIDQTTLIRHMAQQALALEAGPVTVVLGGNQEQIQPELDQLPVHVAPNTNWQSGLASSIQTGLQSLQSSSFDAFLILLTDQPYVTTKLLQQLIDTYWQTGRGIVACRYGDTGPLGVPALFARRYEAEFAELTGDIGARKLIQHYQNDCADVLFPQANIDLDTWDDVAHWRNSNLKP from the coding sequence ATGCCGATTGCTACGATTATTCTGGCGGCCGGAGGCTCAACCCGTCTGGGTCAGCCCAAACAGCTTCTGGCCATTGACCAGACAACGCTGATTCGGCATATGGCCCAGCAAGCACTGGCGCTGGAAGCAGGGCCCGTAACAGTCGTGCTGGGTGGCAATCAGGAACAGATTCAACCCGAACTTGACCAGTTACCGGTTCACGTAGCGCCCAATACCAACTGGCAGTCGGGCTTAGCCTCGTCCATCCAGACCGGCCTGCAGTCGCTGCAGTCCTCTTCTTTCGATGCTTTTCTGATCCTGCTGACAGACCAGCCCTACGTAACAACGAAGCTGTTGCAGCAGCTTATCGACACGTATTGGCAAACCGGCAGAGGAATTGTCGCCTGCCGCTACGGTGATACGGGGCCCCTTGGCGTACCGGCTCTGTTTGCTCGTCGTTACGAAGCGGAGTTTGCCGAACTTACGGGCGATATTGGCGCTCGCAAGCTTATCCAACACTACCAGAACGACTGCGCCGACGTCCTTTTCCCGCAGGCCAATATCGACCTCGACACCTGGGATGACGTAGCGCACTGGCGAAACAGCAACTTAAAACCATAA
- a CDS encoding DUF4301 family protein, which translates to MQFTEQDQDQILKQGVSLEQIDQQITHFVDGFPYLNVIKAATVGDGIVRVPEEQLTSYIRRFDEAAHTKDLVKFVPASGAATRMFKSLFAALDGKFDKATDEVFARLGDFAFYDDLKAAMAAGGDDLDKALADNNRQLVLQYLLTSKGLDYGSLPKGLLKFHRYTDGPRTPVEEHLVEGAAYANSDGTATLHFTVSPEHRSRFEQLIRDEKPNYEAWLGVTFDISFSEQKKSTDTISVDLSNAPFRNNDGSLLFRPAGHGALIENLNDIDADIIFIKNIDNVVLDDIKEQTITYKKVLAAVLLDAQQQITRLQGLLEGPDDVSDGYLAEADELFRRTLFTLPPDGFDELPKAEKLAYYRQKLNRPVRVCGMVKNVGEPGGGPFWAKNQDGSVSLQVVESAQIDLTDAGQKSIFDEATHFNPVDLVCGIRDRNGKKFDLPAYRDPLTGFITEKSKDGKELKAQELPGLWNGAMADWNTIFVEVPLITFNPVKTVNDLLRKEHQPQLD; encoded by the coding sequence ATGCAATTTACCGAACAAGACCAGGACCAGATTCTGAAACAGGGCGTATCCCTCGAACAGATCGACCAACAGATAACCCATTTCGTCGACGGATTTCCTTACCTTAATGTGATTAAGGCAGCCACTGTCGGCGATGGCATTGTACGCGTTCCCGAAGAACAACTGACCAGCTATATCCGGCGATTCGACGAAGCGGCTCATACCAAGGATCTGGTTAAATTCGTACCGGCATCGGGCGCAGCTACCCGTATGTTTAAATCGCTGTTTGCTGCGCTGGATGGCAAGTTCGATAAAGCAACGGACGAGGTGTTTGCGCGGCTTGGCGACTTCGCCTTCTATGACGACCTGAAGGCCGCGATGGCTGCCGGTGGCGACGACCTCGATAAAGCCCTGGCCGACAACAATCGCCAGCTTGTTCTTCAATACCTGCTCACCAGCAAAGGCCTGGATTACGGCAGCCTGCCCAAAGGGCTGCTCAAATTTCACCGCTACACCGATGGTCCCCGTACGCCGGTTGAAGAACATCTGGTTGAAGGGGCCGCTTACGCCAATTCAGACGGGACGGCTACGCTTCATTTTACCGTATCGCCCGAACACCGCAGCCGGTTCGAACAGCTCATCCGCGACGAAAAGCCGAATTATGAAGCCTGGTTGGGCGTTACGTTCGACATCAGTTTCTCGGAGCAGAAAAAATCTACTGACACGATTTCGGTAGATCTGAGCAATGCTCCTTTCCGGAATAACGACGGCTCGTTACTGTTCCGGCCAGCGGGGCACGGTGCATTGATCGAAAACCTGAACGACATCGACGCCGACATTATCTTTATCAAGAACATCGATAACGTCGTGCTGGACGATATTAAAGAACAAACCATTACGTATAAGAAAGTCCTGGCGGCTGTCCTGCTCGACGCGCAGCAGCAGATCACCCGCCTGCAGGGCCTGCTCGAAGGACCAGACGACGTGAGCGATGGCTACCTGGCCGAAGCCGACGAACTATTCCGCCGGACGCTGTTCACCCTGCCTCCAGATGGATTCGATGAACTACCTAAAGCCGAAAAACTCGCCTATTACCGGCAAAAACTGAACCGTCCGGTTCGGGTGTGCGGCATGGTAAAAAACGTTGGCGAGCCTGGTGGTGGCCCGTTCTGGGCAAAAAATCAGGATGGTTCAGTATCGCTGCAGGTTGTGGAGTCGGCCCAGATCGACCTGACCGACGCAGGTCAGAAATCCATCTTCGACGAAGCTACGCATTTCAACCCCGTCGATCTGGTTTGTGGTATTCGCGATCGGAACGGCAAAAAGTTCGACCTGCCCGCCTACCGCGATCCGCTGACGGGCTTTATCACCGAGAAATCAAAAGATGGTAAGGAACTGAAAGCACAGGAGCTGCCGGGTCTCTGGAACGGCGCTATGGCCGACTGGAACACGATCTTCGTGGAGGTACCGCTGATTACGTTTAATCCGGTTAAAACCGTGAATGACCTGCTGCGGAAAGAACACCAACCTCAACTGGATTAA